The Amycolatopsis sp. NBC_01480 genome segment CTGCTGCTCGATTCGCTGCCCGAGGGCATGGTGCGCTGGGGGCACGCGTTCGAATCCACGGCCGATGGGCGGGTGCACTTTTCCGCGGGGCGGAGCGCGACGTACGACCTGCTGGTCGGGGCCGACGGCGCGGAGTCCCGGGTCCGCGCGCTGCTCACCGACGCCCGTCCGGCGCACACCGGCCAGCACGTTGTCGAACTCGGCATTCCCGATGTCGATCGCACCCACCCCGACCTCGCGGCGATGGTCGGGCGTGGCAACTACTGGGTGCTCGGCGACGGGTTATCCCTTTCGGCGCAACGCAATGGCGACGGCCGCGTCCGCGTCTACCTCGGCTTCTTCCACACCGCCGAGGACTGGATCACCACCAGCGGCATCCCGTTCGACGACCCGGCCGCTGCCCGGGCACGCCTGATCGAGGAGTTTGACGGCTGGGACCCCCGGTTCACCGCCCTGATCGCGGCCTGCGACGACACGGTCCAGCCCCGGTCGATCACCACGCTCCCGATCGGCCTGACCTGGCCGTCGACTCCGGGCGTCACCCTGCTCGGCGACGCCGCGCACCTGATGCCGCCGGTGGGCCAGGGCGCCAACATGGCGTTGCTCGACGGCGCACGGCTCGGCCTCGCGCTGGCCGCGCACCCGGACGACTTTCCCGCCGCCGTCCGGGAATTCGAACGCGAGATGTTCGAGCGCACCGGCGCCGCCGCCCGGATGTCCGCGGACATGCAGGAACTCCTGACGTCCCCGGACGCCGCCCGGCGGATGCTGGCGTTCTTCCAACCGGCCTGAAGGCCGCTGGGGCGTCAGCGCACGGCGCCCACCACCGCCCATTGTCCCGAGCGCCAGCGGAAGAGGACCGCGGCCAGACGCAGCACCATGAACAGCGACAGGCCGACC includes the following:
- a CDS encoding FAD-dependent oxidoreductase, with the translated sequence MIGAGLGGLILARMLHLNGFDAVVYERDPSRGARGQGGMLDIHSGQPALREAGLIDRFHAIARPEGQDMRLLEPDGTLLLQEDTPEDAPSARPEVDRADLRDLLLDSLPEGMVRWGHAFESTADGRVHFSAGRSATYDLLVGADGAESRVRALLTDARPAHTGQHVVELGIPDVDRTHPDLAAMVGRGNYWVLGDGLSLSAQRNGDGRVRVYLGFFHTAEDWITTSGIPFDDPAAARARLIEEFDGWDPRFTALIAACDDTVQPRSITTLPIGLTWPSTPGVTLLGDAAHLMPPVGQGANMALLDGARLGLALAAHPDDFPAAVREFEREMFERTGAAARMSADMQELLTSPDAARRMLAFFQPA